A window from Bombus fervidus isolate BK054 chromosome 12, iyBomFerv1, whole genome shotgun sequence encodes these proteins:
- the LOC139993366 gene encoding uncharacterized protein: MTKVSGMIETEDVVGKPTLVRRMSNMLKDGSNSGPPMLFRHASMQKIRHCCQNLNLFPYLLYSFGNSKSHPVARKVHHCLGQFLQLITARIFLLCRSFRQSLLRGIRSKEFEVAEPPKSAEFCKLTPRFRMNRLQKRKQDSRLFLTLAVYFAPLVLVFQLIGLASAMVFGKYTPGFIFLISALLFLGCISLKILFHEGAEESRKSVKIKME, from the exons ATGACCAAAGTGTCAGGAATGATAGAGACAGAAGACGTCGTCGGCAAGCCAACTCTGGTACGACGTATGTCCAATATGTTGAAAG ATGGAAGTAACAGTGGACCACCGATGCTGTTTCGCCACGCCTCGATGCAGAAGATTCGTCATTGCTGCCAAAACCTAAATCTCTTTCCATATCTGCTCTACTCCTTCGGTAACTCGAAATCACATCCAGTTGCACGAAAGGTGCACCATTGCCTTGGCCAGTTCCTTCAGCTCATCACCGCGAGGATCTTCTTACTATGCAGGAGTTTCCGACAGTCGCTGTTACGCGGTATTCGTTCGAAGGAGTTTGAAGTAGCGGAGCCACCAAAGAGCGCCGAATTTTGCAAGTTGACGCCACGATTCCGAATGAACAGGCTACAGAAACGAAAACAAGATAGCCGCCTGTTCTTGACCCTAGCTGTGTACTTCGCCCCTCTGGTATTGGTTTTCCAACTGATCGGGCTGGCCAGTGCGATGGTCTTTGGAAAGTACACGCCCGGTTTCATTTTTTTGATCTCTGCCCTGTTGTTCCTCGGATGCATCTCGCTCAAGATTCTCTTCCACGAGGGCGCCGAGGAGAGTCGTAAAAGTGTGAAAATCAAAATGGAATGA